Proteins found in one Panicum hallii strain FIL2 chromosome 4, PHallii_v3.1, whole genome shotgun sequence genomic segment:
- the LOC112890195 gene encoding nucleolar and coiled-body phosphoprotein 1-like yields the protein MASAVASNLPPAAAPAYGWLSPRVSFSHDAQGADVMEPAAVSSPAAVAAMAVATPEPAISKDFIDFEFSLGGSATMLPADELFADGKLLPLRKAAAPLPDPEAAAAAPPAPARAEAAMPAPAGPVKPLRAAAVAAADGTADPYVFSPKAPSCSSRWRELLGLKRAAAAQSPSAKPSPSPVAAARTPAARAANSAAARSLKLLLQRNTGRASGASATDLASAPLLRDSSDSEASLSLASSRFSLSSSSSSSGHEHDDVPRLSLDSAADPNPPRIRLVRSSHHRHSTSGSTRAGRSPARRRPSPPPPPRCLSVDSPRMNSSGKIVFQGLERSSSSPCSFHAASKSRSRAVDRSYSSGVRVAPVVLNVPVCSRPVFGFFKDKKDSTTAKDASAAAAAAAARSRSALGRKAQGWSGELPRSSG from the coding sequence ATGGCCTCCGCCGTCGCGAGTaacctcccgcccgccgccgcgcccgcgtaCGGGTGGCTCAGCCCGCGCGTGTCCTTCAGCCACGACGCGCAGGGCGCGGACGTAATGGAGCCCGCCGCCGTGTCGTCCCCCGCGGCCGTCGCCGCCATGGCCGTGGCCACGCCGGAGCCGGCGATCTCCAAGGACTTCATCGACTTCGAGTTCAGCCTCGGCGGGTCCGCCACCATGCTCCCCGCGGACGAGCTGTTCGCGGAcgggaagctgctgccgctgcggAAGGCGGCCGCGCCTCTGCCGGAtccggaggccgcggcggcggcgcccccggcgccggcgcgggcggaggcggcaaTGCCGGCGCCCGCGGGGCCGGTCAAGCCCCTCCGCGCCGCGGCGGTCGCAGCGGCCGACGGGACCGCCGACCCCTACGTGTTCTCGCCCAAGGCGCCCAGCTGCTCCAGCCGGTGGCGCGAGCTGCTCGGGCTCAAGAGGGCCGCGGCCGCGCAGAGCCCCAGCGCGAagccctcgccgtcgccggtcgCGGCTGCGAGGACCCctgcggcgagggcggcgaactccgcggcggcgaggtcgctcAAGCTCCTGCTCCAGCGGAACACCGGGCGCGCGTCGGGGGCCTCGGCGACGGACCTCGCGTCGGCGCCGCTGCTCCGCGACAGCTCCGACTCGGAGGCGTCGCTCTCCCTCGCGTCCTCCCGCTTCTCGCtctcctcgtcgtcctcctcctccggccacgAGCACGACGACGTGCCCCGCCTCTCCCTCGACTCCGCCGCCGACCCCAACCCGCCCCGCATCCGGCTCGTCCGCTCCTCCCACCACCGCCACTCCACCTCCGGCTCCACCCGCGCCGGCCGCAGCCCCGCGCGGCGCCGCCCttcgccgccccctcccccgcgcTGCCTCTCCGTGGACTCCCCGCGCATGAACTCCTCCGGCAAGATCGTGTTCCAGGGCCTGGAGCGCAGCTCCAGCTCCCCCTGCAGCTTCCACGCGGCCTCCAAGTCCCGGTCCCGCGCGGTGGACCGGTCCTACTCCTCCGGCGTCCGCGTGGCGCCCGTGGTGCTCAACGTCCCCGTGTGCTCCCGCCCCGTGTTCGGCTTCTTCAAGGACAAGAAGGACTCCACCACGGCCAAGGACGCCTCGGCTgctgctgcggccgccgccgcgaggtCCCGGTCGGCGCTGGGGCGGAAGGCGCAAGGGTGGAGCGGCGAGCTGCCGAGATCCTCCGGCTGA
- the LOC112889597 gene encoding BTB/POZ domain-containing protein At1g04390 isoform X2 produces the protein MRQAFSASKPSPSGRDKGRRKGAAEQLLTDQALSLRARLHGALALGLTKSDGHGAKKWQSTDAGIQSHVLKAVAAFVGSLSNEALRLAPVKESISDILLALEGILKTHNVSVLIQAADVSLRLVSSIGNSVRQYPILEMVSSLSCQLSADQLRIAVPCASALTCILNSLVTARTSTQAEIWEALEKTNAVASVISALQNYTHDVHPLNYLTEMISLLRSILWIWPSSRYHVWSNCNLMAKLAQYCLSAETTVAAKILKLYAALALCGNGVMVLLKDEELIPKICDLMGKSHPSVTRIEALKLCQVLLRSPRGCNQLITSHYHPIVQGIINAMSEIDEKSLVTEGCRTALLALRYHGNHHRCFWSNSIDEVLYKILAGSCSSEHQTHQMLCHGTSSLATDITQRNSSTKFSKEELEPALRAILMMLLSPSQYIFSEASSKFLEVVLPLGDECMNILLSSLESNVIRNLTASFDCVKIMNNLMNLACLVIVQSNHSLNKRSVVGVLSTIIKECLHNRLYITRSNNASHLQFCFDGGSCCYLAEEWEGENVILFYGLVVLYNVLRRVSLVCIHCEKNLDGGIVCHDCREYYNEGLIRVLEHALGQNLSPGPKSYIAHILSLFGLCGFPSKLGAKMRSALCDNELVDLELLLADSEPLSAHAAILSVRCSKLLPSGKSLVHDGKITYEGSRRSLYHVRMSDRVDSHALKKILEYAYAGFVTVDADTVKPVKTLAKFCHLKSLQEMLQREQPRWSSDCPRYDLTAAVEPAEHSFSDIILEAQSNEKMECHHGSCELSTPHVHSHKIVLSMTCDYLRALFQSGMHESFAEAIRVPVRWGALDKLVQWFYKGELPRIAPDCRWKNMNAEEQLSHLKPYVELSSLAEFWFLEGVKEESLEVVAACLNSSTNASLEFIGFAANLGQWDLVEAAIGSVAHLYPRLRDSGQLEQLDEDVLNMLRAEYVRYSQHRGGSY, from the exons ATGCGGCAGGCCTTCTCCGCCTCCAAGCCGTCGCCGTCCGGGAGGGACAAGGGCAGGAGGAAGGGCGCCGCCGAGCAGCTGCTCACCGACCAGGCCCTCTccctccgcgcccgcctccACGGCGCCctcgccctcggcctcaccaa GTCTGATGGCCACGGTGCTAAAAAATGGCAGTCTACTGATGCTGGAATACAGTCTCATGTGCTCAAAGCGGTGGCTGCGTTTGTCGGTTCCCTATCAAATGAAGCACTTAGGCTCGCACCTGTAAAG GAGTCAATTTCAGATATACTTCTAGCACTGGAAGGTATTCTCAAGACACACAACGTTTCAGTGCTGATCCAAGCAGCAGATGTGAGCTTAAGGTTGGTTTCCAGTATAGGAAATTCTGTTCGCCAGTACCCAATTTTGGAAATGGTTTCATCCCTGTCGTGCCAGTTGTCTGCAGACCAGCTGCGTATAGCCGTACCATGTGCAAGTGCACTGACCTGTATACTGAATAGCCTAGTTACAGCGAGAACTTCAACTCAGGCAGAAATTTGGGAGGCTCTGGAGAAAACCAATGCAGTTGCAAGTGTTATTTCAGCTCTGCAGAATTACACCCATGATGTTCATCCCCTGAACTATCTGACGGAGATGATATCTTTGCTAAGGAGTATTCTGTGGATTTGGCCCTCCTCAAGATACCATGTATGGAGTAACTGCAACTTGATGGCGAAGCTGGCACAATACTGTCTTAGTGCTGAAACAACAGTTGCTGCGAAAATTCTTAAGCTGTATGCTGCTTTAG CTTTATGTGGCAATGGAGTGATGGTCCTTCTTAAGGATGAAGAGTTGATCCCTAAAATTTGTGACCTTATGGGAAAATCTCATCCTAGTGTTACTAGGATCGAAGCATTGAAGCTCTGTCAGGTTCTTCTG AGATCTCCAAGGGGCTGCAATCAGTTAATAACTTCACATTATCATCCTATCGTTCAAGGCATAATCAATGCAATGTCTGAAATTGATGAAAAATCATTAGTAACAGAGGGCTGCCGTACTGCATTACTGGCCCTTCGTTATCATGGGAATCATCATAGATGCTTCTGGTCTAATTCTATTGATGAAGTATTATATAAGATTCTTGCTGGGAGCTGCAGCTCTGAACATCAAACCCATCAGATGTTGTGCCATG GTACTAG CTCACTAGCAACAGATATAACACAGAGAAACAGCTCCACAAAATTTTCCAAAGAGGAGCTGGAGCCAGCTTTGAGGGCAATTCTTATGATGCTCCTCTCTCCTAGCCAATACATTTTTTCTGAGGCAAGTTCTAAATTTCTGGAAGTTGTTCTGCCATTAGGTGATGAATGTATGAACATTCTCTTGTCGTCATTAGAATCTAATGTTATCAGAAATCTTACCGCATCTTTCGACTGTGTGAAAATTATGAACAACCTCATGAATCTAGCATGCTTGGTAATAGTGCAATCTAACCATAGTTTGAACAAGAGGAGTGTTGTAGGTGTACTATCCACCATTATAAAGGAATGTCTGCACAATCGTTTGTACATTACGAGGTCAAACAATGCTTCACATCTGCAATTTTGTTTTGATGGAGGTTCATGTTGCTATCTCGCTGAAGAATGGGAGGGTGAAAATGTTATCCTATTTTATGGTCTCGTGGTGTTGTATAATGTGCTGAGGAGAGTCAGCCTTGTTTGTATTCACTGTGAAAAGAATTTGGATGGGGGGATTGTGTGCCATGATTGCAGAGAGTACTACAATGAAGGTTTAATAAGAGTCCTTGAGCATGCGTTGGGTCAAAACTTGAGCCCAGGACCCAAGTCCTACATTGCACATATACTGAGTTTGTTTGGGCTTTGTGGGTTTCCAAGCAAGTTGGGAGCAAAGATGAGAAGTGCATTATGTGATAATGAGCTAGTTGATCTGGAACTGTTGCTTGCAGACAGTGAACCTCTTAGTGCTCATGCAGCTATCCTATCAGTAAGATGTTCTAAACTTTTGCCATCTGGAAAATCCCTTGTCCATGATGGGAAAATAACTTATGAAGGGAGCAGAAGATCACTTTATCATGTCCGAATGTCTGATCGTGTAGACAGTCATGCTCTGAAGAAAATTTTGGAATATGCATACGCTGGTTTTGTCACGGTAGATGCTGACACTGTTAAGCCTGTAAAGACACTTGCAAAGTTTTGTCACTTGAAATCACTGCAAGAGATGCTTCAGAGAGAGCAACCCAGATGGAGCTCTGACTGTCCCAGATATGATCTTACTGCAGCAGTTGAACCAGCTGAACATTCATTCTC GGACATAATTCTGGAGGCGCAATCAAATGAAAAAATGGAGTGCCACCACGGTTCATGCGAACTATCAACTCCACACGTCCATAGCCATAAAATTGTTTTGAGCATGACCTGCGATTACCTTCGCGCATTATTTCAATCTGGGATGCACGAGAG CTTTGCAGAGGCTATCAGAGTTCCGGTCAGGTGGGGAGCCCTGGATAAACTAGTCCAGTGGTTCTACAAAGGGGAGCTTCCCAGAATCGCCCCTGATTGCCGATGGAAGAACATGAACGCGGAAGAGCAATTGTCCCACCTAAAACCCTACGTGGAGTTGTCATCCCTGGCTGAGTTCTGGTTCCTGGAGGGGGTGAAGGAAGAGAGCCTTGAAGTGGTGGCCGCCTGCCTGAACTCCAGCACCAACGCCTCCCTCGAGTTCATCGGCTTTGCAGCCAACTTGGGGCAGTGGGACCTGGTGGAGGCCGCCATCGGCAGCGTGGCGCACCTGTACCCGAGGCTGCGGGACTCGGGTCAGCTGGAGCAGCTCGACGAGGACGTGCTCAACATGCTGCGGGCAGAGTACGTTCGGTACTCGCAGCACCGCGGTGGAAGTTACTGA
- the LOC112889597 gene encoding BTB/POZ domain-containing protein At1g04390 isoform X1 codes for MRQAFSASKPSPSGRDKGRRKGAAEQLLTDQALSLRARLHGALALGLTKSDGHGAKKWQSTDAGIQSHVLKAVAAFVGSLSNEALRLAPVKESISDILLALEGILKTHNVSVLIQAADVSLRLVSSIGNSVRQYPILEMVSSLSCQLSADQLRIAVPCASALTCILNSLVTARTSTQAEIWEALEKTNAVASVISALQNYTHDVHPLNYLTEMISLLRSILWIWPSSRYHVWSNCNLMAKLAQYCLSAETTVAAKILKLYAALALCGNGVMVLLKDEELIPKICDLMGKSHPSVTRIEALKLCQVLLRSPRGCNQLITSHYHPIVQGIINAMSEIDEKSLVTEGCRTALLALRYHGNHHRCFWSNSIDEVLYKILAGSCSSEHQTHQMLCHGELFNKDSKDIMNIDPYVWDILGYLSVHCNNEYLSVRKRKNNFLQALISCACSLATDITQRNSSTKFSKEELEPALRAILMMLLSPSQYIFSEASSKFLEVVLPLGDECMNILLSSLESNVIRNLTASFDCVKIMNNLMNLACLVIVQSNHSLNKRSVVGVLSTIIKECLHNRLYITRSNNASHLQFCFDGGSCCYLAEEWEGENVILFYGLVVLYNVLRRVSLVCIHCEKNLDGGIVCHDCREYYNEGLIRVLEHALGQNLSPGPKSYIAHILSLFGLCGFPSKLGAKMRSALCDNELVDLELLLADSEPLSAHAAILSVRCSKLLPSGKSLVHDGKITYEGSRRSLYHVRMSDRVDSHALKKILEYAYAGFVTVDADTVKPVKTLAKFCHLKSLQEMLQREQPRWSSDCPRYDLTAAVEPAEHSFSDIILEAQSNEKMECHHGSCELSTPHVHSHKIVLSMTCDYLRALFQSGMHESFAEAIRVPVRWGALDKLVQWFYKGELPRIAPDCRWKNMNAEEQLSHLKPYVELSSLAEFWFLEGVKEESLEVVAACLNSSTNASLEFIGFAANLGQWDLVEAAIGSVAHLYPRLRDSGQLEQLDEDVLNMLRAEYVRYSQHRGGSY; via the exons ATGCGGCAGGCCTTCTCCGCCTCCAAGCCGTCGCCGTCCGGGAGGGACAAGGGCAGGAGGAAGGGCGCCGCCGAGCAGCTGCTCACCGACCAGGCCCTCTccctccgcgcccgcctccACGGCGCCctcgccctcggcctcaccaa GTCTGATGGCCACGGTGCTAAAAAATGGCAGTCTACTGATGCTGGAATACAGTCTCATGTGCTCAAAGCGGTGGCTGCGTTTGTCGGTTCCCTATCAAATGAAGCACTTAGGCTCGCACCTGTAAAG GAGTCAATTTCAGATATACTTCTAGCACTGGAAGGTATTCTCAAGACACACAACGTTTCAGTGCTGATCCAAGCAGCAGATGTGAGCTTAAGGTTGGTTTCCAGTATAGGAAATTCTGTTCGCCAGTACCCAATTTTGGAAATGGTTTCATCCCTGTCGTGCCAGTTGTCTGCAGACCAGCTGCGTATAGCCGTACCATGTGCAAGTGCACTGACCTGTATACTGAATAGCCTAGTTACAGCGAGAACTTCAACTCAGGCAGAAATTTGGGAGGCTCTGGAGAAAACCAATGCAGTTGCAAGTGTTATTTCAGCTCTGCAGAATTACACCCATGATGTTCATCCCCTGAACTATCTGACGGAGATGATATCTTTGCTAAGGAGTATTCTGTGGATTTGGCCCTCCTCAAGATACCATGTATGGAGTAACTGCAACTTGATGGCGAAGCTGGCACAATACTGTCTTAGTGCTGAAACAACAGTTGCTGCGAAAATTCTTAAGCTGTATGCTGCTTTAG CTTTATGTGGCAATGGAGTGATGGTCCTTCTTAAGGATGAAGAGTTGATCCCTAAAATTTGTGACCTTATGGGAAAATCTCATCCTAGTGTTACTAGGATCGAAGCATTGAAGCTCTGTCAGGTTCTTCTG AGATCTCCAAGGGGCTGCAATCAGTTAATAACTTCACATTATCATCCTATCGTTCAAGGCATAATCAATGCAATGTCTGAAATTGATGAAAAATCATTAGTAACAGAGGGCTGCCGTACTGCATTACTGGCCCTTCGTTATCATGGGAATCATCATAGATGCTTCTGGTCTAATTCTATTGATGAAGTATTATATAAGATTCTTGCTGGGAGCTGCAGCTCTGAACATCAAACCCATCAGATGTTGTGCCATGGTGAGCTGTTCAACAAAGATTCCAAAGACATTATGAATATAGATCCCTACGTATGGGATATACTTGGATATCTATCAGTACATTGCAATAACGAGTATCTGTCTGTAAGAAAACGGAAAAACAATTTCTTGCAGGCACTGATATCTTGTGCTTG CTCACTAGCAACAGATATAACACAGAGAAACAGCTCCACAAAATTTTCCAAAGAGGAGCTGGAGCCAGCTTTGAGGGCAATTCTTATGATGCTCCTCTCTCCTAGCCAATACATTTTTTCTGAGGCAAGTTCTAAATTTCTGGAAGTTGTTCTGCCATTAGGTGATGAATGTATGAACATTCTCTTGTCGTCATTAGAATCTAATGTTATCAGAAATCTTACCGCATCTTTCGACTGTGTGAAAATTATGAACAACCTCATGAATCTAGCATGCTTGGTAATAGTGCAATCTAACCATAGTTTGAACAAGAGGAGTGTTGTAGGTGTACTATCCACCATTATAAAGGAATGTCTGCACAATCGTTTGTACATTACGAGGTCAAACAATGCTTCACATCTGCAATTTTGTTTTGATGGAGGTTCATGTTGCTATCTCGCTGAAGAATGGGAGGGTGAAAATGTTATCCTATTTTATGGTCTCGTGGTGTTGTATAATGTGCTGAGGAGAGTCAGCCTTGTTTGTATTCACTGTGAAAAGAATTTGGATGGGGGGATTGTGTGCCATGATTGCAGAGAGTACTACAATGAAGGTTTAATAAGAGTCCTTGAGCATGCGTTGGGTCAAAACTTGAGCCCAGGACCCAAGTCCTACATTGCACATATACTGAGTTTGTTTGGGCTTTGTGGGTTTCCAAGCAAGTTGGGAGCAAAGATGAGAAGTGCATTATGTGATAATGAGCTAGTTGATCTGGAACTGTTGCTTGCAGACAGTGAACCTCTTAGTGCTCATGCAGCTATCCTATCAGTAAGATGTTCTAAACTTTTGCCATCTGGAAAATCCCTTGTCCATGATGGGAAAATAACTTATGAAGGGAGCAGAAGATCACTTTATCATGTCCGAATGTCTGATCGTGTAGACAGTCATGCTCTGAAGAAAATTTTGGAATATGCATACGCTGGTTTTGTCACGGTAGATGCTGACACTGTTAAGCCTGTAAAGACACTTGCAAAGTTTTGTCACTTGAAATCACTGCAAGAGATGCTTCAGAGAGAGCAACCCAGATGGAGCTCTGACTGTCCCAGATATGATCTTACTGCAGCAGTTGAACCAGCTGAACATTCATTCTC GGACATAATTCTGGAGGCGCAATCAAATGAAAAAATGGAGTGCCACCACGGTTCATGCGAACTATCAACTCCACACGTCCATAGCCATAAAATTGTTTTGAGCATGACCTGCGATTACCTTCGCGCATTATTTCAATCTGGGATGCACGAGAG CTTTGCAGAGGCTATCAGAGTTCCGGTCAGGTGGGGAGCCCTGGATAAACTAGTCCAGTGGTTCTACAAAGGGGAGCTTCCCAGAATCGCCCCTGATTGCCGATGGAAGAACATGAACGCGGAAGAGCAATTGTCCCACCTAAAACCCTACGTGGAGTTGTCATCCCTGGCTGAGTTCTGGTTCCTGGAGGGGGTGAAGGAAGAGAGCCTTGAAGTGGTGGCCGCCTGCCTGAACTCCAGCACCAACGCCTCCCTCGAGTTCATCGGCTTTGCAGCCAACTTGGGGCAGTGGGACCTGGTGGAGGCCGCCATCGGCAGCGTGGCGCACCTGTACCCGAGGCTGCGGGACTCGGGTCAGCTGGAGCAGCTCGACGAGGACGTGCTCAACATGCTGCGGGCAGAGTACGTTCGGTACTCGCAGCACCGCGGTGGAAGTTACTGA
- the LOC112891075 gene encoding uncharacterized protein LOC112891075, which translates to MAGLQPAAIHLQRRQQAIAGRRVRLLVNAGALLVSAGGSVVIIHAATPSDDAAGGPACSLVAFSVFLLGVSLVTLALAADRFPRAARVGAAVATATNRYLFGLGW; encoded by the coding sequence ATGGCGGGCCTGCAGCCCGCAGCGATCCATCTGCAGCGCCGCCAGCAAGCGATCGCAGGCCGCCGCGTGCGGCTCCTGGTCAACGCCGGCGCCCTGCTCGTCTCGGCCGGCGGGTCCGTCGTCATCATCCACGCCGCCACGCCCTCCGACGACGCGGCCGGTGGTCCGGCGTGCTCCCTCGTCGCGTTCTCCGTCTTCCTCCTCGGCGTGTCGCTGGTGACGCTGGCGCTTGCCGCCGACCGGTTCCCGAGAGCGGCAAGGGTCggcgcggccgtcgcgacggcGACCAACCGCTACCTGTTCGGCCTTGGGTGGTAA